The following coding sequences are from one Deinococcus sp. Leaf326 window:
- a CDS encoding alpha/beta fold hydrolase, whose translation MPPARTALLLHAYPLSAAMWDEPRRALEAAGWTVLAPNLPGFGGQPGAVTSLRGAAADFLALLPPEPLALVGLSMGGYLGLELLAQAPERFFAAVLADTTARADPPEKVEARHEQAGRALAEGTGFLVDAAREEHRPSTFGRIRPMVEAATPAGVAGALRAMAARPDHRDTLRGLKMPVLTLVGAEDTLTPPERAQEMAELAGGRREVLPGAAHLSNLDAPKTFTAALLPFLEEALSAASGTAPDSAVPGRPS comes from the coding sequence ATGCCTCCTGCCCGTACTGCCCTGCTGCTGCACGCCTATCCGCTCTCGGCCGCGATGTGGGACGAGCCGCGCCGCGCCCTCGAAGCTGCCGGCTGGACGGTCCTGGCCCCCAACCTCCCCGGTTTCGGCGGTCAGCCCGGCGCGGTGACCTCTCTGCGCGGCGCGGCGGCCGACTTCCTCGCCTTACTGCCCCCGGAACCACTGGCTCTGGTGGGCCTGAGCATGGGGGGATACCTGGGTCTGGAACTGCTGGCGCAGGCTCCGGAGCGGTTTTTTGCCGCCGTGCTGGCCGACACGACCGCCCGCGCCGACCCGCCTGAGAAAGTGGAGGCCCGCCACGAGCAGGCGGGGCGGGCCCTGGCAGAGGGCACCGGCTTTCTGGTGGACGCGGCGCGCGAGGAGCATCGGCCCTCGACATTTGGGCGCATCCGCCCGATGGTCGAGGCGGCGACGCCTGCCGGAGTCGCGGGGGCGCTGCGGGCGATGGCCGCACGGCCCGATCACCGGGACACCCTGCGCGGCCTGAAGATGCCCGTGCTAACGCTCGTCGGGGCTGAGGACACCTTGACGCCGCCGGAGCGCGCCCAGGAGATGGCCGAGCTGGCGGGTGGGCGCCGCGAGGTGCTGCCCGGCGCCGCCCACCTCTCGAACCTTGACGCGCCGAAGACCTTCACGGCGGCGCTGCTGCCCTTTCTGGAGGAGGCCCTCAGCGCAGCGAGCGGTACAGCTCCAGATAGTGCCGTGCCGGGCCGTCCCAGCTGA
- a CDS encoding glycogen synthase — MHVAHIASEVFPFSRSGGLGDVLGALPAVQAAQGAEVTVVSPWYASLGGETPEHLWAGDLPELGDTLNLGAAPHAWAGEVRRGGVRYLFIGLSPFSRPGLYHDDDVWRYCAFGQAVLPVLRRLGAVPDVVHGHDWQAGLVVAHAQLAGLPTVFSVHNLQYQGKWNFAEGSRWTALPAWALGPDGVEMGGDINLMKAGLTFADRVTTVSPTYAQEITTPEYGEGLEKLLEGLARQGRLSGILNGLDQERWDPRTDPDITPYGDLAGKAAATAALRAEFGLDDAPVLAAVSRLAGQKGMDLLIEALPALTPDWNVVVLGGGDPLLEAALTGWAQHPRVAFAQGMNEALAHRIYAGADAFAMPSRFEPCGLSQMIAMRYGTLPVVRETGGLVDTVPHDVGFRFADASPEALSRACAEALVAHRQPGDWAGRAERAMRLDFSWDGPARHYLELYRSLR, encoded by the coding sequence ATGCATGTCGCGCATATAGCGTCCGAGGTCTTTCCCTTCTCCCGTTCCGGTGGCCTGGGCGACGTGCTGGGGGCACTACCGGCCGTGCAGGCGGCTCAGGGCGCCGAGGTGACGGTGGTCTCGCCCTGGTACGCCAGCCTGGGCGGTGAGACGCCCGAGCATCTGTGGGCCGGCGACCTGCCGGAGCTGGGCGATACGCTGAATCTGGGCGCCGCGCCCCATGCCTGGGCCGGTGAGGTGAGGCGCGGCGGCGTGCGCTACCTCTTCATCGGCCTGTCGCCGTTCTCGCGGCCGGGGCTGTACCACGACGACGACGTGTGGCGCTACTGCGCCTTCGGGCAGGCCGTGCTGCCGGTCCTGCGCCGCTTGGGGGCCGTGCCGGACGTCGTGCATGGCCACGACTGGCAGGCGGGCCTGGTGGTGGCGCACGCGCAACTCGCGGGGCTACCCACGGTCTTCAGCGTGCACAACCTGCAGTATCAGGGCAAGTGGAATTTTGCCGAGGGCAGCCGCTGGACCGCGCTGCCCGCCTGGGCGCTGGGGCCGGACGGCGTGGAGATGGGCGGCGACATCAACCTGATGAAAGCCGGCCTGACCTTCGCCGACCGCGTGACGACCGTCAGCCCGACCTACGCCCAGGAGATCACCACGCCGGAGTACGGCGAGGGCCTGGAGAAGTTGCTGGAAGGACTCGCGCGGCAGGGCCGACTGAGCGGCATCCTGAACGGGCTGGACCAGGAGCGCTGGGACCCGCGCACCGACCCCGACATCACGCCCTACGGCGACCTTGCGGGCAAGGCAGCGGCGACGGCGGCCCTGCGCGCCGAATTCGGGCTGGACGACGCACCGGTTCTGGCGGCGGTCAGTCGGCTGGCAGGGCAAAAGGGCATGGATCTCCTGATCGAGGCGCTGCCCGCCCTGACACCCGACTGGAACGTGGTCGTGCTGGGCGGGGGCGACCCGCTGCTGGAGGCCGCACTGACCGGCTGGGCGCAGCACCCGCGCGTGGCCTTCGCGCAGGGTATGAACGAGGCGCTGGCCCACCGCATCTATGCCGGGGCCGACGCCTTTGCCATGCCCAGCCGGTTCGAGCCGTGCGGCCTGTCGCAGATGATTGCCATGCGCTACGGCACCCTGCCGGTCGTGCGCGAGACGGGCGGGCTGGTGGACACCGTGCCGCACGACGTGGGCTTCCGCTTTGCCGACGCCTCACCGGAGGCCCTGAGCCGTGCGTGCGCCGAGGCCCTAGTCGCGCACCGGCAGCCCGGCGACTGGGCGGGACGCGCCGAGCGGGCCATGCGGCTGGACTTCAGCTGGGACGGCCCGGCACGGCACTATCTGGAGCTGTACCGCTCGCTGCGCTGA